The Brassica oleracea var. oleracea cultivar TO1000 chromosome C7, BOL, whole genome shotgun sequence sequence ATTTCGCATCGATGATTCGGTGAACGGCATTGACGATGATGATGACTAATGCTACGGGACCGGACACGAATCCGATGAGGAGGAGATATCGGAGCACCACCGCCTAATCCGTACCGGTCGTCGTGCCGCCTGATCCCTTCATCGCTTCCACTCCAACCCTCTCCACCAATCATCCCCTCATACTAAATCCATCTCCGACGCCGGCGGTGGACTTGTCATCTATCCAATTTACGGTCGTCGTCGTCGCCATCGTGTTTTCCTCAATCCTTTTTCCTCGTTTCAAAATTTTACAAAATGTCCTACCAATAATTATCACTTTGCTTAAAGTCTCTTAACATTGTCCTTTAACTTACCAACAATAATAAAAAAAATTTAAGGACTCAAATAAAAGTTCCACCAGTAATCTTGCTCTTATATCCATAGCCAGACTGTTAGGAGTAGTTAATTCTGCATTAATAGTGGTTGGTCAGAACATTTATTCTTCGGTTGGATTTTAGTATAAAATAAGTAGATATGAAAATCAATTGTGATTTTGACTTTTTTAGATAGCCCTGTCGTGAAGATAACTTGGGTAATGGTTGTGAACATCAAATGGTGTAGAATTATGTGAGGTTTCAACCTCCTGAAAGTCAATACAAATTTGTAAGTAAAGAACAGAAATCGAATAGTTAATTCAGTTCATGAAAAAGACTCTTGTCCCTCAACTTTTATTAAATAAAAAGATTTTTTTTATTGGTTCATCGTTTTACATGAAATTTATAAAATAAACTCGAATAAATTGGAGAATAATAGAACTAAACATCACGTTTTATAAGATTTATAAACTTTAATATAAGATTATTCGTTTATGAAACGACAATAAAAAAGCTAAAACAGACAATCAGACAAACGGCTCTGTAACTAAAACTAGTTCTTCTTCTCTTGGTTTTGTCCGATTTGATCAAGAACATGAGTTGGTGGTGGGCTGGTGCCATCGGAGCTGCCAAGGTACATTCATCCATTGATCCTTCTCCTTCATACTCAACTCATTTATAAAAATCTTATCTTTCTTTTTTGCAGAAAAAAATAGACGACAACTATGAGCCGACGCAAAGCTACCAAAGCGTCGCACTCATCATCGGCGTCACCGGAATCATCGGAAACAGCCTCGCCGAGATTCTCCCTCTCTCCGACACTCCCGGCGGTCCATGGAAAGTCTACGGCGTCGCTCCCAGTCCTCGTCCCACCTGGAAACCCGATCATCCCGTTGGTTACATCCAGTGCGACGTCTCCAACGCCGAGGAAGCTAGATCAAAGCTTTCTCCTTTAACAGACGTCACGCACGTCTTCTACGTCACGTGCACAGACCTTGAGAGCGAGGCTAACGGCTCCACGCTACGTAACGTCCTCCGCGCGGTTGTCCCCAGCGCAAAGAATCTCCGACACGTTTGTCTCCAGACAGGGACCAAGCACTACTACATCGACAAGTCTCTTGATTCTCCTTTCACGGAGGATATGCCGAGGTTGAAGATCAAGAACAACTTCTATTACAGTCTGGAGGATGTTCTGTTTGAAGAGGTCAAGAAGAAGAAAGAGAGTAGTACCGTGACTTGGTCCGTACATAGACCGAACACTATCTTTGGATTCTCTCCTTACAGTTTGACGAACGTTGTAGGGACTCTCTGCGTCTACGCAGCCATCTGCAAGCAAGAAGGGTCTCCGTTGCTTTTCCCTGGGAGCAAGGAGGCGTGGGAAGGATTCGCGGCGGCCTCGGACGCTGACTTGGTCGCTGAGCAGCAGATTTGGGCTGCGGTTGATCCGTACGCCAAGAACGAGGCGTTTAACTGCAACAACGGTGATGTTTTCAAGTGGAAACATCTCTGGAAGGTT is a genomic window containing:
- the LOC106306528 gene encoding 3-oxo-Delta(4,5)-steroid 5-beta-reductase-like; amino-acid sequence: MSWWWAGAIGAAKKKIDDNYEPTQSYQSVALIIGVTGIIGNSLAEILPLSDTPGGPWKVYGVAPSPRPTWKPDHPVGYIQCDVSNAEEARSKLSPLTDVTHVFYVTCTDLESEANGSTLRNVLRAVVPSAKNLRHVCLQTGTKHYYIDKSLDSPFTEDMPRLKIKNNFYYSLEDVLFEEVKKKKESSTVTWSVHRPNTIFGFSPYSLTNVVGTLCVYAAICKQEGSPLLFPGSKEAWEGFAAASDADLVAEQQIWAAVDPYAKNEAFNCNNGDVFKWKHLWKVLAEKFGIEEFGFEEGKNVGLVKMMKGKERVWEEIVKKNQLKERKLEDVGVWWFADDVLGVEGMIDSMNKSKEHGFLGFRNSKNSFISWIDKYKAFKIVP